Within Actinoplanes sp. L3-i22, the genomic segment GTGCTACCGCTTACGGCATGGTGGTGCTGGCACCACCATCGAATGGCGCACCGGGCACGATAGGAGGCGTGAAGGTCCACGAAAGCGTCCGATGGGTGGGCCGATGGCTCCGGCGGGGCGTGGCCGGCGTGCTGCGCGGTGGGGCCTCGATCGGCCTGGCCCTCACCAACATCGGTCTGCTGGCCATGACGCTGGTGGCGCTGGCCATGACGCCGGTGCCGTACCTCGGGCTGGCGCTGGTGCCCTGGACGATGACGCTGGTCCGGATGCGCACCGACCTGGAACGCCGGCGCGCCTCGACGATCGGGGTGCTGGTGTCCCGGCCGTACCATCCCCGGCCGCCCGGCCTCGTCGCCGGCGGATGGCAGCATTTCCGGTGGACCGTGACCGACCCGGCGACCTGGCGGGACCTGGCCTGGCTCGGGCCCGGCGCGCTGGTCGGCCTCGGTCTCGGCCTGATCGACACGCTGATCACACTGTACGGGCTGATGGGCGTCACGCTGATCCCGGTGTGGATCTGGCTCGGCACCGGTTGGTTCGGTTACGGCGTCACCTGGTCGGCCGGCAACTGGACGGACGCCCTGTTCTGTCTGCCGCAGGGCGCCGTGGTCCTGGCCGTCGCGCTGTCGGTGGCGCCGTGGCTGCGCCGGGTCGACGCCCTGTTCGCCCGGCTGTTCCTGGCCCCGACCCGGTCCACCCAGCTGCGGCTGCGGGTGACCCAGCTGACCGCCACGCGCGCCGACACCGTCGACGCCCAGGCCGCGGAGCTGCGCCGGATCGAACGGGACCTGCACGACGGCGTACAGGCGCGGCTGGTGTCGTTGAGTTTGATCATCGGGCTGGCCGACGAGCTCATCGACCACAACCCGGCCGGGGCGCACAAGCTGCTCGCCGAGGCCCGGGAGTCCAGCGGCACCGCGATGGTCGAGCTGCGGCACCTGGTCCGCGGCATCCACCCGCCGGTGCTGGCCGAACGGGGCCTGGCCGGCGCGGTCCAGGCCCTGGTGCTCAGCCTGCCGCTGGCGCTCACCGTCGAGGTCGACCTGCCGGGGCGGCTCGACGCGCCGGTGGAGGCCGCGGCCTACTTCGCGGTCGCCGAGACGCTGACCAACATGATCCGGCACAGCCGCGCCCGGACCGGTTCGGTGTCCCTGCGGCACACGGCCGGATTGTTGACGATGGTGGTCGCCGACGACGGCGCGGGGGCCGCCGATCCGGCCGCCGGCACCGGGCTCAGCGGCATCCAGCGACGTCTGGCAGCCTTCGATGGCACGATCACGCTGTCGAGCCCGCCCGGAGGTCCGACCGTCATCACCATGGAGGTGCCGTGCGCGCTGTCATCGCCGAGGACCATGCCCTCCTCCGGGACGGGCTGACCCGGCTGCTGCAGGCCTTCGAGTTCGAGGTGGTCGCCGTGGTCGACAACGGCCCGGCACTGCTGCCCGCGCTGACCGAGCACCGGCCGGACGTGGCCGTGCTCGACGTCCGGCTCCCGCCGACCTTCACCGACGAGGGCCTGCAGGCGGCGATCGCGGCGCGGGCGGTGATCCCCGGCCTGCCGGTGCTGATGCTCTCCCAGCACGTCGAGCCGCTGTATGCCCGGGAGCTGCTCAGCTCGCCGCACGGCGGGATCGGTTACCTGCTCAAGGACCGGGTGTCGCACGTCGGCGAGTTCGTCGACGCGGTCCGCCGGGTGGCGAGCGGCGGCACCGCGATGGATCCGGAGGTGATAACCCAACTGCTCGCCCGCCGGGAGCCGCTGGCCGTGCTCACCGCCCGGGAGCAGGAGGTGCTCGGCGAGATGGCGCAGGGCCGGTCGAACGCCGCGATCGCCACGAAGCTGTGCATCGCCGAGAAGTCGGTGAGCAAACACATCAACAACATCCTCAACAAACTCGACCTGCCGCCGTCCGACGACGACAACCGGCGGGTCCTGGCCGTCCTCGCCTACCTCAATTCCTGACCCAAAACCCGATTTCGACGTACGGCGTCAGCCCCGCCACCGGCTCAGTGGGCATCGCCCCGGCCGGCCAGCCGGACGAACAGGTCGTGGGCCGCGTCCACCTCGCCGGGATCGTCCCCGGCGAGCAGGTCGATCAGCAGGCCCCGGCTGACCGCGACCCCCAGCCGCAGCATCGCCGGGTCGGTCGTGACCCCGAGCCGCTCGCCCGCCTTCGCCGCGTCGGCCAGCCAGCCCGCGGTCAGTCCACCCGTCCCGGGCGCCGCCGGACGGGCGGCCAGCAGCTCGAAGAACAGCCGCACGAACGGCCGGGCCTCGGGACTGGAGACGGCCCGCCAGACCCCGGTCATCAGCTCGGCGGGCTCGGACACGGACTCGGCCAGCGCGGTCATCGCGGCCCGCTGCCGCTCTTCCATCGCCCCGACCACGGCGGCGAGCAGCCCCTCCCGCGAGCCGAAGTGGTACAGCAGCATCCGGTGGCTGGTCCCGGCCCCGCTCGCGATCTCCCGCAAACTCCGATCGGCCAGCCCGTCGCGCGCCGCGAAGTCGAGGATCCGGGCCAGCAGCTCATCGCGAGGGTCGGCCATGTACCGCACGGTACATCGAAGCCGTACCTCACGGCCGCCCGGCGTCGGCCTCCTGCCGGCGGCGGCGCTCGTCGATCTCCCAGGTCATCACGTAGAGCCGGATCATCCGGGCCAGGCCTTCCCCGGTGTCGAAGGTGAGCACCACGTGCTGACCCGGGTCACCGTGCGGAGCCTCGCGAACCGTCAGGATCCGGCCGGTCACCTCGACCTCGCCGACCGCCCCGAGCGACACCGCGGCCCGCAGCTCGTCGCCCGGGGTCAGCACCGCCGGCTCGTCGATCCAGCACCGCAGGCCACCCTCGCTGATGTCCAGCAGGGCGCCGTCGATGCCCTGGTCGCCGCGGGTGAGGCGGACCGCGGCGCCACCGCCGCCACGGACGAACTCACGGCGGTTGCTCTGGCGCGCGGGCCCGGCCGGCGCCAGGACCCAGCGGAACGGGGCCTCGTCGGAGATCGCGACCAGCCGGGCAGGCAGCACGACGCGGGTCCGGGGCGGCGCCCAGAAGACGTCGAGCTGGTGGCCGGGGCCGGGCGCGGCCGGCCCGACGGTCTCGAGCGGAGCGGCAACCGTGAAGATGTCGCCGTCGACCGACTCCAGACGCGAGCGGACGTTCACTCCCGCATCGAGCACGAGGAACATCGGCGTGCCGGTGACGGGCAGGTCGGTGATGGCGGAGACCGCAGCGATCATTATGGGCACCTCGGGAAGGGAGAGACGGTCGCTGGTCATGTTCGGCCGCCGGGGCGCGCAGGTGAGTATTTCGGTAGCGGCCCGGGAGTGATCCAGGTCGCGCCGGCCGCCGGGCACCACGCCGGCGGCTCCGGTGGCATCGGACTTGCATCCGGTACCCAGGTACAGGCTTACCGTCTTGTCATGACCACCACCGAGGACGAAACCTGGGTGCCCGAGGCGTGCACCCTGCCGACCGCCGAGCGTCCGCTGCGGCTGGCCGAGTTCGACGACCTGTTCACCACCGCGCTGCGCGACCAGCGGCGGATGTCCGCCACGGCGCTGCGGTGGGACCTCGATCCGGCGGCCGAGGCCCTGGCCCGGGACCTGACCCGGCGCGAGAGCGGCTGCTGCTCGTTCTTCACCTTCACCTTCCACCCCGGCGACGGGGTGCTGAGGCTGGACATCGAGGTCCCGGCGGCGCAGGTCGCGGTCCTCGACGCACTCGGCGCGCGCGCCGCCGCGGGGCTCCGGCCGTGACCGGGCTCCGCAGCGGCCAGGTCGCCGACGCGGCCGGGGTGAACCTGCAGACCCTGCGCTACTACGAACGTCGCGGCCTGCTGGCCGAGCCGGACCGCAGCCTCGGCGGGCACCGGCTCTACCCGGCCGAGACGGTGACCGTCCTGAAGGTGATCAAGGCAGCGCAGCGGCTCGGGTTCACCCTGGACGAGGTCGCCGACCTGCTCACCGCCGGCGGCCATCGGCACGGCACCCCGGACGCCGGCCTCCAGCAACGGGCCCGGGAGAAACTCACCGAGGTGGAGACGAGGATCGCCGACCTCCAGGTGATCGCCGCAACCCTGCGC encodes:
- a CDS encoding sensor histidine kinase yields the protein MKVHESVRWVGRWLRRGVAGVLRGGASIGLALTNIGLLAMTLVALAMTPVPYLGLALVPWTMTLVRMRTDLERRRASTIGVLVSRPYHPRPPGLVAGGWQHFRWTVTDPATWRDLAWLGPGALVGLGLGLIDTLITLYGLMGVTLIPVWIWLGTGWFGYGVTWSAGNWTDALFCLPQGAVVLAVALSVAPWLRRVDALFARLFLAPTRSTQLRLRVTQLTATRADTVDAQAAELRRIERDLHDGVQARLVSLSLIIGLADELIDHNPAGAHKLLAEARESSGTAMVELRHLVRGIHPPVLAERGLAGAVQALVLSLPLALTVEVDLPGRLDAPVEAAAYFAVAETLTNMIRHSRARTGSVSLRHTAGLLTMVVADDGAGAADPAAGTGLSGIQRRLAAFDGTITLSSPPGGPTVITMEVPCALSSPRTMPSSGTG
- a CDS encoding response regulator transcription factor, producing the protein MRAVIAEDHALLRDGLTRLLQAFEFEVVAVVDNGPALLPALTEHRPDVAVLDVRLPPTFTDEGLQAAIAARAVIPGLPVLMLSQHVEPLYARELLSSPHGGIGYLLKDRVSHVGEFVDAVRRVASGGTAMDPEVITQLLARREPLAVLTAREQEVLGEMAQGRSNAAIATKLCIAEKSVSKHINNILNKLDLPPSDDDNRRVLAVLAYLNS
- a CDS encoding TetR/AcrR family transcriptional regulator; the encoded protein is MADPRDELLARILDFAARDGLADRSLREIASGAGTSHRMLLYHFGSREGLLAAVVGAMEERQRAAMTALAESVSEPAELMTGVWRAVSSPEARPFVRLFFELLAARPAAPGTGGLTAGWLADAAKAGERLGVTTDPAMLRLGVAVSRGLLIDLLAGDDPGEVDAAHDLFVRLAGRGDAH
- a CDS encoding PilZ domain-containing protein produces the protein MIAAVSAITDLPVTGTPMFLVLDAGVNVRSRLESVDGDIFTVAAPLETVGPAAPGPGHQLDVFWAPPRTRVVLPARLVAISDEAPFRWVLAPAGPARQSNRREFVRGGGGAAVRLTRGDQGIDGALLDISEGGLRCWIDEPAVLTPGDELRAAVSLGAVGEVEVTGRILTVREAPHGDPGQHVVLTFDTGEGLARMIRLYVMTWEIDERRRRQEADAGRP
- a CDS encoding MerR family transcriptional regulator, translated to MTGLRSGQVADAAGVNLQTLRYYERRGLLAEPDRSLGGHRLYPAETVTVLKVIKAAQRLGFTLDEVADLLTAGGHRHGTPDAGLQQRAREKLTEVETRIADLQVIAATLRAAVAAGCDDLITCAGEPCCPIPFATIASNPPAASTPPVASTPPVASTPPVAAEGAPDADSR